In the Thermococcus sp. MAR1 genome, one interval contains:
- a CDS encoding ATP-binding protein: MRTGWLIAAVIFALFLTAPIGLFVAGYALSGDFISETATAAVVVFLVVAAMNFYLFKKAAEPAPLKVESRMVVVPRGALTASDLARLREESAPGRLRSPPAATSAGQAAPISEGIVVAGDRPVRIEKHEEMVIMPHEDIYEQAGKNGFDAELMRIKQIIKYILKPEELREKLGELSNAIFLGIGHTIDGSAVALPFKSFGNNHSGIFGKSGSGKSYGASVALEELIRRGIPVVVFDVSGEWFALKKLEDLARKSGKNLKVQSITIKSLAEEFGTDRAFQVPLSEMTTDDFITLTTVMSSSGKDAIGQKQEYLLTKLFDYIKHHEDIKTFTDLVRWAEEKSAEEVLAEIGVSDIKEYKKSWTGVFTRIYNLARNPITRDFAGDERVRVEEIDKPYTVTIVRLPSAGAGQRVETTVALLMVHKLLKELYRYRMSIYQQNPDYLCLPIVLFIDEAHNYFNTAELKSLIGRFGDTFVATAVKMIKEVRKFNIAMLIASQSPDDIDNRILEQLNTVFIGLLSENKARQLKNYYRFNERLVDYIVNMRSEQFHEFFMLSSYISRDKPILMRFRRSFVKT, translated from the coding sequence ATGAGAACCGGCTGGTTAATAGCCGCGGTCATCTTCGCGCTTTTCCTCACAGCGCCCATCGGGCTCTTCGTCGCGGGCTATGCCCTTTCGGGCGACTTCATTTCAGAAACCGCCACCGCCGCGGTCGTCGTCTTCCTCGTCGTTGCGGCGATGAACTTCTACCTCTTCAAGAAGGCCGCTGAGCCGGCGCCATTGAAAGTCGAGAGCCGGATGGTCGTCGTTCCCCGCGGCGCCCTCACCGCGAGTGACCTCGCCCGCCTCCGTGAGGAGAGCGCCCCCGGAAGGCTCAGAAGCCCACCAGCGGCCACAAGTGCAGGACAGGCCGCCCCCATCTCCGAGGGCATCGTCGTGGCCGGAGACCGTCCGGTCAGGATAGAGAAGCACGAGGAAATGGTCATTATGCCTCACGAAGACATATACGAGCAGGCAGGAAAAAACGGTTTCGATGCCGAGCTTATGAGGATAAAGCAGATTATCAAGTACATTCTCAAGCCCGAGGAGCTGAGAGAGAAGCTCGGAGAACTGAGTAATGCAATTTTCCTCGGCATCGGGCACACGATTGACGGCTCGGCGGTCGCTCTGCCCTTTAAGAGCTTCGGGAACAACCACTCGGGCATTTTTGGAAAGTCTGGTTCGGGTAAGTCTTACGGCGCCTCCGTCGCCCTTGAAGAGCTTATCCGCCGGGGCATCCCCGTTGTGGTGTTCGATGTCAGCGGTGAGTGGTTCGCCCTCAAAAAGCTCGAAGACCTCGCCCGCAAGAGCGGGAAGAACCTAAAAGTGCAGTCCATCACGATAAAGAGCCTCGCCGAGGAGTTCGGGACGGACAGAGCTTTCCAGGTGCCGCTTTCCGAAATGACGACTGACGACTTCATAACTTTGACAACAGTGATGAGCTCGAGCGGGAAAGATGCCATCGGACAGAAGCAGGAATACTTGCTCACAAAGCTCTTCGACTACATAAAGCACCACGAGGACATAAAAACCTTCACCGACCTCGTGAGGTGGGCCGAAGAGAAGAGCGCCGAGGAGGTTCTTGCAGAAATTGGGGTCAGCGACATCAAGGAATACAAAAAGAGCTGGACTGGGGTCTTCACTCGCATCTACAACCTCGCAAGGAACCCCATTACGAGGGATTTTGCTGGAGATGAGCGGGTCAGGGTCGAGGAGATTGATAAACCCTACACTGTAACTATTGTCCGCCTACCCTCGGCGGGTGCGGGACAAAGGGTAGAAACCACTGTAGCGCTCTTAATGGTTCATAAGCTCCTCAAAGAACTTTACCGCTACAGAATGAGCATTTACCAGCAGAACCCAGACTACCTCTGCCTCCCCATCGTGCTCTTCATAGACGAGGCGCACAACTACTTCAACACCGCCGAGCTGAAGAGCCTCATCGGCCGCTTCGGGGACACCTTCGTGGCGACGGCTGTGAAGATGATCAAGGAAGTCAGGAAGTTCAACATCGCAATGCTGATAGCGAGCCAGAGCCCCGATGATATTGACAACAGGATACTCGAGCAGTTGAACACCGTCTTCATCGGCCTCCTTTCCGAGAACAAAGCCCGCCAGCTGAAGAACTACTACAGATTTAACGAGAGGCTGGTCGATTACATCGTTAATATGAGGAGCGAGCAGTTTCACGAGTTCTTTATGCTCTCAAGCTATATCTCGAGAGATAAGCCTATCCTGATGAGGTTCCGCAGGTCATTCGTGAAGACCTGA
- a CDS encoding DNA methyltransferase translates to MERKLDEFIGASTKPVKKIKELEKLGENKYRDKSWDFTTADTKILTHGLHSYPAMMIPQVARKAIELWGKGAKYILDPFMGSGTVLVEAKIHDINSYGFDINPLAVLLAKVKTTPIDPRLLKKEFDHIVEGTREKIEKLNKGQLDVEIPDYYNIDYWFKPHISKQLVLLKEEIWAVEDEDVRDFFKVAFSETVRYVSNTRNSEHKLYRIPENKLATWNPDVLQTFIKYARRNIQKMGEFYRIARDKEALAEPMFHNVLKPAKIKKIDMVLTSPPYGDSRTTVAYGQFSRLSLQWMDLDYEYVRKIDKIALGGKPTKTLEHDIPSERLDKVIQKIAEIDEKRARDVLSYFVDFYKASKILDNYLNDGGYVVFVVANRTVKGIRIPTDEIYVDMFRSFGYKHEITFVRTIPNKRMPHRVSPSNKKGETVSTMAYENIVVLRKI, encoded by the coding sequence TTGGAGAGAAAGCTCGACGAATTCATCGGGGCAAGTACAAAACCCGTGAAGAAGATCAAAGAGCTGGAAAAGCTTGGTGAGAACAAATACCGCGACAAATCGTGGGACTTCACAACGGCCGACACCAAAATCCTTACTCACGGCCTCCACAGCTATCCAGCAATGATGATCCCGCAGGTTGCGCGAAAGGCTATCGAACTTTGGGGTAAAGGCGCGAAATACATCCTCGACCCGTTTATGGGGAGTGGTACCGTCCTCGTTGAAGCCAAAATCCACGATATCAACTCATACGGCTTTGACATAAACCCTCTGGCCGTCCTTCTGGCTAAGGTTAAAACAACACCCATAGATCCAAGACTTCTGAAAAAAGAGTTCGACCACATAGTCGAGGGAACAAGAGAGAAAATCGAAAAGCTGAACAAGGGACAGCTCGATGTGGAGATTCCGGACTACTACAACATAGATTACTGGTTCAAGCCCCACATATCGAAACAGCTTGTCTTGCTCAAGGAGGAGATATGGGCCGTCGAGGATGAGGATGTTCGTGACTTTTTCAAGGTGGCATTCAGCGAGACGGTTAGATATGTGAGCAATACGAGAAACTCCGAACATAAACTCTACCGCATTCCCGAAAACAAACTCGCCACCTGGAACCCCGATGTCCTGCAGACATTCATAAAATATGCGCGGAGAAACATACAGAAAATGGGGGAGTTCTATAGGATAGCAAGAGATAAAGAGGCTTTGGCCGAACCGATGTTTCACAATGTCCTCAAACCAGCCAAAATTAAAAAGATCGATATGGTACTCACATCACCACCCTACGGAGATAGCCGCACGACGGTGGCCTACGGCCAGTTTTCTCGACTTTCATTACAGTGGATGGATTTGGACTACGAGTATGTCCGGAAGATTGACAAAATCGCGCTCGGTGGAAAGCCGACGAAGACATTGGAGCACGATATCCCTTCTGAGAGGCTCGATAAGGTTATCCAGAAAATAGCGGAGATCGACGAGAAGAGGGCGCGGGATGTCCTGAGTTATTTCGTGGACTTCTATAAGGCTAGTAAAATCCTTGACAACTACCTCAACGATGGAGGATATGTAGTCTTCGTTGTCGCCAACCGCACGGTGAAGGGCATCAGGATACCAACCGATGAGATTTATGTCGATATGTTCAGGAGTTTTGGCTATAAGCACGAGATTACCTTTGTAAGGACAATTCCAAACAAACGGATGCCTCATAGGGTCTCCCCGAGCAATAAAAAAGGAGAGACAGTCAGCACGATGGCATACGAGAATATCGTAGTTCTTAGGAAGATATAG
- a CDS encoding recombinase family protein → MAVFAYLRVSTSEQDINSQRQSILKKIRELGVNHEEVIWFKEEAMSGSVPALKRPIFSKLFEELEEGDILIVAELSRLGRSLNDVITLLNTLINEKRVRIVSVKENLDSAGDTMYFKIFSTIISLFADLEREFIRMRTKDGLERARKQGKRLGRPRKLNYKSILRLWEEGKSIQEIADLLDYKYSSVRKVIERMRKRGIVEQGEQRKVRWDIVDML, encoded by the coding sequence ATGGCTGTGTTCGCTTATCTAAGAGTGAGCACGAGCGAGCAGGACATCAACAGTCAGCGCCAGTCCATTCTCAAGAAAATCAGGGAGCTGGGGGTCAATCACGAGGAGGTCATATGGTTCAAGGAAGAGGCTATGTCCGGCTCCGTTCCTGCTTTAAAGAGACCAATTTTCTCCAAATTATTCGAAGAACTCGAGGAGGGAGATATACTCATTGTTGCAGAGTTGTCGAGGTTGGGGCGCTCTTTAAATGATGTGATAACACTACTCAACACCCTCATCAATGAAAAAAGAGTTAGGATCGTCTCAGTTAAAGAGAACCTGGACAGCGCCGGCGATACGATGTATTTCAAGATATTCTCAACAATCATCTCATTATTCGCGGATTTGGAGAGAGAATTCATTAGGATGCGGACGAAGGACGGGCTGGAGCGAGCTCGGAAGCAGGGGAAGCGACTCGGTCGTCCCCGGAAGCTGAACTATAAGTCAATACTGAGGCTGTGGGAAGAGGGTAAGTCGATTCAGGAGATAGCCGACTTACTCGACTACAAATACAGCAGTGTTCGTAAGGTAATAGAACGAATGCGAAAGCGAGGCATCGTCGAGCAGGGAGAACAAAGAAAAGTTAGATGGGATATTGTGGATATGTTGTAA
- a CDS encoding MvaI/BcnI family restriction endonuclease, translating into MVGEMTEIKSLAELKQRLLEIKEMGWIPSKRRHDTGIGKTFEDLLGIKENNIQLPDIGGIEVKSSRSYTSSLVTLITFEPPREYRNVGWTLECLVNNFEKTGDENGGPVFHITVYAHKYTSNTQQFKLDIREIDGKKVVCVVTKKKFNPANPKLPNDVVVCYPVEEILNRIARKLSGCLLVIEAETRRREGSEEFRLKSAKLYSGFSAERFIELVKEGKIVLDIRFGRYPDGRPHNHGTAWRIRKRDILELYAREIDLLGEKIPEDIDCEKPIILEKDRHRGGTKKITDYIPLLLLL; encoded by the coding sequence ATGGTGGGGGAAATGACCGAAATAAAATCTCTGGCGGAGTTGAAACAGCGCCTCTTGGAGATAAAAGAGATGGGGTGGATCCCATCGAAAAGGCGGCACGATACTGGTATCGGAAAAACTTTCGAAGATCTACTTGGAATAAAGGAGAACAACATACAGCTTCCCGATATTGGGGGAATCGAAGTTAAGAGTTCCCGCAGTTACACTTCAAGTCTGGTGACCCTCATAACTTTCGAACCACCAAGAGAGTATAGAAATGTCGGCTGGACACTTGAGTGTCTTGTGAATAATTTCGAAAAGACTGGAGATGAAAACGGTGGCCCCGTTTTTCATATCACAGTCTATGCACACAAATATACTTCCAATACACAGCAGTTTAAACTTGACATCCGGGAGATTGATGGAAAAAAAGTGGTGTGTGTCGTAACAAAGAAGAAGTTCAACCCTGCAAACCCAAAACTTCCAAATGATGTCGTCGTTTGCTATCCGGTAGAAGAGATTCTAAATCGGATCGCGAGAAAATTGAGCGGATGTCTGCTCGTTATTGAGGCAGAAACCCGAAGGAGAGAAGGTAGTGAAGAGTTTAGGCTGAAAAGTGCAAAACTGTACTCGGGTTTTAGCGCCGAGAGATTCATAGAACTCGTGAAAGAAGGAAAAATCGTTCTTGATATTCGTTTCGGCCGTTATCCTGATGGTCGTCCGCACAACCACGGGACAGCTTGGAGAATCCGAAAGAGGGACATACTCGAACTTTATGCTCGGGAGATCGACTTGTTGGGAGAAAAAATCCCCGAAGACATCGACTGTGAGAAACCGATTATCCTAGAAAAGGATCGTCACCGTGGGGGGACGAAGAAAATAACGGATTATATCCCGTTGCTGTTGTTGTTATGA